In Pseudobacter ginsenosidimutans, the following are encoded in one genomic region:
- a CDS encoding threonine synthase — protein sequence MKVAQQHSTLARLVCSSCGNAFSIFEPQTFSSCCQQPLIAEYDLPRISPSVLQQRPSTMWRYAEMLPVLDPENIVSLGEGMTPVIYPKRLTEKFDLPFFHIKDESGNPTGSFKARGISAAVSKAKEFGFEGCIVPTAGNAGGALAAYCAAAGMKAVVVMPSHTPDVFKEECRLFGADLVLVDGLISDCARRVATLKQSLPFFDISTMKEPYRLEGKKTMGYEIAEQFNFDLPDVILYPTGGGTGLLGMWKAFDEMETMGWIGSKRPRMIAVQAANCQPIAERFAGNINSVKEYVGRASLAYGLAVPHPFAENMIMRVLHGSGGLPIAISDEAMIDAVKLIAREEGMLIAPEGAALWVALQQLIKEGLIRNDENILMLNTGSGYKYLQNL from the coding sequence ATGAAAGTAGCACAACAACACAGCACATTAGCCCGGCTGGTATGCTCATCCTGCGGAAATGCGTTCTCCATCTTTGAGCCACAAACATTTTCCTCCTGCTGCCAGCAGCCGCTGATCGCGGAATACGATCTTCCCCGGATTTCTCCATCAGTATTGCAACAACGTCCATCAACAATGTGGCGGTATGCTGAAATGCTGCCGGTACTGGACCCGGAAAATATCGTGAGCCTGGGAGAAGGCATGACGCCCGTGATCTATCCCAAACGTCTAACCGAAAAATTCGATCTTCCTTTTTTCCATATCAAAGATGAATCCGGCAATCCGACAGGTTCATTCAAGGCGCGTGGAATCAGTGCCGCCGTGAGCAAGGCCAAGGAGTTTGGGTTTGAAGGTTGCATTGTTCCCACTGCCGGTAATGCAGGCGGCGCTTTGGCCGCATATTGCGCTGCAGCAGGAATGAAGGCCGTAGTAGTGATGCCATCGCATACACCGGATGTGTTCAAGGAAGAATGCAGGCTGTTCGGTGCAGACCTGGTGCTGGTGGATGGATTGATCAGCGACTGCGCCAGACGGGTTGCCACACTGAAACAGAGCCTTCCCTTTTTCGATATTTCCACAATGAAGGAACCTTACCGCCTGGAAGGAAAGAAAACTATGGGATACGAAATTGCAGAGCAATTCAATTTCGATCTTCCCGATGTGATCCTCTACCCCACCGGCGGCGGTACAGGATTGCTCGGTATGTGGAAGGCATTTGATGAAATGGAAACAATGGGCTGGATCGGTTCCAAACGCCCGCGTATGATCGCTGTACAGGCAGCCAATTGCCAGCCAATTGCAGAAAGATTTGCAGGAAATATTAATTCTGTGAAAGAGTATGTGGGACGGGCATCGCTCGCCTATGGCCTTGCAGTTCCGCATCCCTTTGCAGAGAACATGATCATGCGCGTGCTGCATGGATCCGGAGGACTTCCCATTGCCATCAGTGATGAAGCCATGATAGACGCAGTAAAGCTGATCGCAAGGGAAGAAGGAATGCTGATAGCTCCAGAAGGCGCAGCACTATGGGTGGCATTGCAGCAATTGATCAAAGAAGGCTTGATCCGTAATGATGAAAATATTCTCATGTTGAATACCGGCAGCGGATACAAGTATTTGCAAAACCTGTGA
- a CDS encoding LysR substrate-binding domain-containing protein: MISFSHEVFFEVASQLSFSRAAEAMFISQPAITRHIQTLEKNYGASLFERKGNAISLTTEGKLLLDYVTKARELQRQLSFDMSRQEDIHQAKGSLTLGTSTTITLYVIPPVFSAFHQQYPNIDLTLVNRNSENILKALLDHEIDLGVTEGKKQLTSVKYQFFISDEVVPICSARSPLTKKKSIQPEELKQIPVALRERGSGTLQAVTEALQKNKMSIADIRHKIVLGGTEALKNFLLDDTCVGFLPLRSVVKQLKNGELVRLNIPGMSIQRDFYFVQRRDSEADRINQLFIKLALRYNKKL; encoded by the coding sequence ATGATCAGTTTCAGTCATGAAGTGTTTTTTGAAGTGGCCTCCCAACTCAGCTTTTCCCGTGCAGCGGAGGCTATGTTCATCTCTCAGCCTGCAATTACCCGGCATATTCAAACCCTTGAAAAGAATTACGGCGCCAGTTTGTTTGAAAGAAAAGGGAATGCCATCTCTCTCACTACTGAAGGGAAATTGCTGTTGGATTATGTAACCAAAGCAAGAGAACTGCAGCGGCAATTATCGTTCGATATGAGCCGGCAGGAAGATATCCATCAGGCCAAAGGCTCGCTCACATTGGGCACCAGCACTACCATCACACTGTACGTGATCCCTCCCGTATTCTCTGCATTCCATCAGCAATATCCGAACATCGATCTTACACTCGTTAACCGCAACTCGGAAAATATTCTTAAAGCACTGCTGGATCACGAGATCGATCTTGGCGTTACCGAAGGAAAGAAACAACTTACTTCCGTGAAGTACCAGTTCTTTATCTCCGATGAAGTAGTGCCCATCTGCAGTGCAAGAAGTCCACTCACAAAGAAGAAAAGTATACAACCTGAAGAGCTCAAACAGATCCCTGTGGCACTGCGCGAAAGGGGATCCGGCACTCTGCAGGCCGTTACAGAAGCCCTGCAAAAAAACAAAATGAGTATTGCAGACATCCGTCATAAGATTGTGCTGGGTGGTACGGAAGCCCTCAAAAATTTCCTCCTGGATGACACTTGCGTTGGCTTCCTTCCGCTCCGTTCAGTAGTGAAGCAACTCAAAAACGGAGAGCTGGTCCGGCTCAATATCCCTGGAATGAGTATCCAGCGCGACTTCTACTTTGTACAAAGGCGTGACTCCGAAGCAGACAGGATCAACCAGTTATTCATCAAACTGGCCCTTCGTTATAACAAAAAGTTATAG
- a CDS encoding methyltransferase domain-containing protein — MQENMFDAAYWDDQYLHYKPGWDIGSPSTPLKEYIDQLTDKNTRILIPGCGNGYEAEYLLQQGFQHVTVIDLSPVLTKSFTEKLQSYAGKQLTVITGDFFDHTGQYDLILEQTFFCVFPPQYREKYVQHVQELLAPGGIIAGVLFNREFDSAPPFGGKMESYIPVFQKYLDLMKMEPCYNSIKPRQGAEVFFIARKN, encoded by the coding sequence ATGCAGGAAAACATGTTCGATGCGGCTTACTGGGACGATCAGTACCTCCATTACAAACCAGGCTGGGATATCGGTTCCCCATCAACGCCACTGAAAGAATATATCGATCAACTAACTGATAAGAATACCCGTATCCTCATTCCCGGCTGCGGCAATGGCTACGAAGCTGAATACCTGTTACAGCAAGGGTTTCAGCATGTTACTGTAATAGATCTGTCCCCGGTACTCACTAAAAGCTTCACAGAGAAATTACAGTCGTACGCTGGCAAACAACTAACAGTGATCACCGGAGATTTCTTTGATCATACCGGCCAATACGATCTCATACTCGAGCAGACTTTCTTTTGTGTGTTTCCGCCGCAATACAGGGAGAAATATGTGCAGCATGTACAGGAATTGCTGGCTCCAGGCGGTATCATCGCAGGAGTTCTGTTCAACAGGGAATTCGATAGCGCCCCTCCTTTCGGTGGAAAAATGGAATCCTACATTCCTGTTTTCCAGAAATACCTTGATCTGATGAAGATGGAGCCCTGCTACAATTCCATCAAACCAAGGCAGGGAGCGGAAGTATTTTTTATAGCGCGGAAAAACTAA